The following proteins are co-located in the Desulfoscipio sp. XC116 genome:
- a CDS encoding stage II sporulation protein M: MLNLFTEEWRQVRYYQRESLICLAIFAVAVYIGYIAAVLVSDRAMEYYSTVRDIILANPFGEGLPENLFLFILARNSMVSFTVLVLGIITYNVWPVFILLLNGAIGGFTVKTQAVLFQHYSFQIWLFGLLPHGIPELGALFLAAGASFYYRRLRGQGERVVNRVLKTYLVVIWPLLVLAAAVETFITPLLIYRFLS; the protein is encoded by the coding sequence TTGTTAAACTTGTTTACCGAAGAATGGCGGCAGGTAAGGTATTACCAGCGAGAAAGCTTGATTTGCTTGGCTATATTTGCGGTAGCGGTTTATATTGGCTATATTGCCGCCGTACTGGTTTCCGACAGAGCTATGGAGTATTACAGCACAGTGCGGGATATTATATTGGCCAATCCTTTTGGCGAAGGTTTGCCGGAAAATCTGTTTCTTTTCATTTTAGCCAGGAACAGTATGGTGAGTTTTACTGTGCTGGTGCTGGGGATAATTACCTATAATGTTTGGCCGGTGTTTATTTTGTTGCTAAACGGTGCTATCGGTGGGTTTACCGTCAAAACGCAGGCGGTTTTATTTCAACATTACAGCTTTCAAATTTGGCTGTTCGGACTTTTGCCCCACGGGATACCGGAACTGGGAGCACTTTTTCTTGCCGCGGGGGCCAGCTTTTACTACCGCCGCCTGCGCGGCCAAGGAGAGCGCGTAGTGAATCGCGTGTTAAAAACTTATTTGGTGGTCATCTGGCCTTTGCTGGTTTTGGCGGCTGCTGTGGAAACCTTTATTACACCGCTTTTGATATACCGGTTTTTATCATGA